A region from the Ammospiza nelsoni isolate bAmmNel1 chromosome 1, bAmmNel1.pri, whole genome shotgun sequence genome encodes:
- the FAM221A gene encoding protein FAM221A, whose protein sequence is MERLQVDAQALEEYAEYRRIVGDDDGGKLFTPEQYEEYKRKVLPARLQNRLYVSWRSPTGMDCKLVGPETLCFCTHRYKQHKTDYEELPKERPISVPCRVKGCPCQSYRFVPRNGAQPVRCRCKHLAEQHSAAPGFPCNSCSKCSGFHSSFTCACGQPAFAHETVVETKEERLAQGKPVGQDVPYAAMGGLTGFSSLAEGYMRLDDSGIGAPSAELLEAPVTSMDHPFLKAFQGPSSSAQSMPQIAGSSSATGQVSHGKQSEADDMAYFEKRYQERLKMEKAAKQKERNPVPSKKQ, encoded by the exons TCTTTACTCCCGAGCAATATGAAGAGTACAAAAGAAAAGTATTACCAGCTCGGCTGCAGAACAGGTTGTATGTGAGCTGGAGATCACCAACTGGCATGGACTGTAAGCTTGTGGGACCAGAGACACTGTGCTTCTGCACCCACCG GtacaaacaacacaaaacagaCTACGAGGAGCTGCCCAAGGAGCGCCCCATCAGCGTGCCCTGCCGAGTGAAGGGCTGCCCGTGCCAGTCCTACCGCTTTGTGCCCCGGAACGGCGCCCAGCCCGTGCGCTGCCGCTGCAAGCACTTGGCGGAGCAGCACAGCGCCGCGCCCGGCTTCCCCTGCAACTCCT GTTCCAAGTGTTCAGGCTTTCACAGCTCCTTCACCTGTGCCTGTGGTCAGCCAGCATTTGCTCATGAAACAGTTGTGGAAACCAAGGAGGAGCGCTTAGCCCAAGGAAAGCCCGTGGGGCAGGATGTTCCTTACGCTGCCATGGGAGGACTGACTGGTTTTAGCTCTCTAGCAGAAGGCTACATGAGGCTTGATGACAGTGGAATAG GTGCTCCTTCTGCTGAACTTTTAGAAGCCCCAGTTACTAGCATGGATCATCCATTTCTAAAAGCATTTCAGGGACCTTCGAGTTCCGCTCAATCCATGCCACAAATAGCAG gtaGTTCAAGTGCCACAGGGCAGGTTTCTCATGGAAAACAATCAGAAGCTGATGACATGGCTTACTTTGAAAAACGCTATCAAGAACGG CTGAAAATGGAGAAGGCTGCTAAACAGAAAGAGAGGAATCCAGTGCCATCAAAGAAGCAATga